The Eremothecium gossypii ATCC 10895 chromosome IV, complete sequence genome contains a region encoding:
- the EMC5 gene encoding Emc5p (Syntenic homolog of Saccharomyces cerevisiae YIL027C (KRE27)), translating to MSYISKILLAISVLQLVHSGFSSFEFHRLKRHLTLADGIPQGFRLPSDIKAEVVCALVLFTLGIFLSFEKLQHLPLTGSRTPLTQDLYLHEIRMSEATKTDNLIGSETYGDFTFMPSFIDVHARRKEIRTYMQHKNQ from the coding sequence ATGTCATATATCTCGAAGATTTTACTCGCGATTTCCGTGCTACAGCTGGTCCACTCGGGGTTCTCCAGTTTCGAGTTCCACCGCTTGAAGCGGCACCTGACCCTAGCCGACGGCATCCCGCAGGGCTTCCGGCTTCCCTCGGACATCAAGGCTGAGGTTGTCTGCGCGCTCGTGCTATTTACGCTCGGGATATTCCTCTCGTTCGAAAAGCTTCAGCACCTGCCACTGACCGGCTCGCGCACCCCGCTCACGCAAGACCTCTACCTGCACGAAATTCGTATGAGCGAGGCAACCAAAACCGACAATCTCATCGGCAGTGAGACATACGGCGACTTCACGTTCATGCCTTCTTTTATCGACGTCCACGCGCGCCGCAAAGAGATCCGTACGTACATGCAGCATAAGAACCAATAA
- the CDC26 gene encoding anaphase promoting complex subunit CDC26 (Syntenic homolog of Saccharomyces cerevisiae YFR036W (CDC26)) produces the protein MLRREPTTIQLTSDDLAELQDNLEEFKLLQQIKSQHMDLVRSSTRVGPPPAAAAADEPRPLSCSFQISPLNKQMQQQQQHRRAAGAGGLGEQLATQGIVTNTPVLDERDTSNPFIQRG, from the coding sequence ATGTTAAGAAGGGAGCCAACCACCATTCAGCTCACATCCGATGATCTTGCAGAGCTCCAGGACAATCTCGAAGAGTTcaagctgctgcagcagatcAAGTCGCAACATATGGACCTGGTGCGGTCTTCGACACGAGTaggcccgccgcccgcagcagcggcggcggatGAGCCTCGGCCGCTGTCGTGCTCGTTCCAGATATCTCCACTCAATAAGcagatgcagcagcagcagcagcaccggcGAGCGGCAGGCGCCGGCGGACTCGGTGAGCAGCTCGCGACACAGGGCATTGTCACGAACACGCCTGTGTTAGACGAACGGGATACGTCGAATCCGTTCATCCAGCGGGGCTAG
- the IRR1 gene encoding cohesin subunit IRR1 (Syntenic homolog of Saccharomyces cerevisiae YIL026C (IRR1)), with amino-acid sequence MSEVRRSRRIREKSSREDDHEEGPLEADHSTAVVQADEQTYVEGDEASEEESSGEEDGHSDEDYEEARAKKRRPRSGGGSRPGSGGAKRARTGTGGTRSRMAGVGAGTKKEQDEYLALQEDFEPCRLFRIFSTAEDVSVEDIASDWLEEYNASRTGALKEFINFLLNCCGSLVQVAEHDVLNNDSSNETVDEVQMLFQDQKIHEFHLYISKTQKKRSKYKPLYDNFAEFMTKLIELASDKDMIYIEKTDEGDGEPQTVIETGPLMLDLFTWLSSFSVCKIRCLRYVATLAMYLFQDQLTHLVVEMDTQSLLKLRKQLAMEQKKKRPSVKAVHKLESTIADIQGTRTVLESNIENIIKLCFVHRFKDVDETIRSESVLHLAKWLENYPEHFFKATYLKYFGWLLSDTSSVVRLQVLKTLSDLVKFINKQFRNMTDDSSLRQFFERFKHRVLELALKDIDLQVRLAAVQVLVEINKFRYLEDSEILSITSLIFSEHEVKVSSSAKNAKFLSAVSKFFSHVERAQVPEFMEGKDPKKKIGDVKLGTVAEVGILMRFLIKSLSLYLNEQDPLEQTTERKVHLLFQAAEFLQPYFGHLIKPICQLLTFQGEFGDISELQSTEEDSDAEEQGEYSMELNKLLLPENENTVIQYITVLSGLCHGAVAIKQHNSKAETAETAMGYLLELFGHLNLDSPVIFDQLLKIFQLFRYEDWITYGREGAFQQLFEIVVKKFKDMAIYTDPDDIRRQAFTDILQYTQTLSSKKIEELWKNQLAEIKIALNKYLHEMDLSDPNKADQQLQTLQLMYLNKLVLFGKYYRVDFDTELLEMLFTKYMNPLALLSSELSDTTLGIVDFKILTQVTTWNLQTWYQIFEDTNTPTPISKPMLELNKFIIDQLSITLITLQREHSGELSRKLAIEHPVCVTLLDTVTAIKLFALNLPDKEAEWRHALTRDYPIYIDCPEAIMEVLLYLEALYANSIGVNLERGDEEAVDFNDLAPREDKADPIKLEKELCVFALKLRSLFKLGLLNHPHIEERLGLNREALGSLFQSIVDDSIFSEPEEQRVRKSSPPASSSTAPRTDRPHTQEELEPIEEFSLEETTRRPLPLQEDPIEEEDEDLGEDDNQ; translated from the coding sequence ATGAGCGAAGTGCGGCGGTCTAGGAGAATACGGGAAAAGTCCAGTCGCGAGGATGACCACGAAGAAGGGCCTCTCGAGGCGGATCACAGCACGGCAGTAGTGCAGGCGGACGAGCAAACATATGTGGAGGGAGATGAAGCGTCCGAAGAGGAGAGTTCGGGCGAGGAGGACGGTCACAGCGACGAGGACTATGAAGAGGCGCGCGCGAAGAAGCGGAGGCCGCGGTCGGGCGGGGGGAGCCGGCCGGGCTCCGGCGGCGCGAAACGGGCGCGCACGGGCACAGGCGGGACACGCTCCCGGATGGCCGGTGTTGGTGCGGGCACCAAGAAGGAGCAGGACGAATACCTGGCGCTACAGGAGGACTTCGAGCCATGCAGGCTGTTCCGCATTTTCAGCACGGCGGAGGACGTGTCGGTGGAGGACATTGCGAGCGACTGGCTGGAGGAGTACAACGCGAGCCGGACGGGTGCCCTGAAGGAGTTCATCAACTTCCTGCTGAATTGCTGCGGGTCGCTGGTGCAGGTGGCGGAGCACGACGTGCTGAACAACGACTCCTCCAACGAGACCGTCGACGAGGTGCAAATGCTGTTCCAGGACCAGAAGATCCACGAGTTCCACCTGTATATTTCGAAAACGCAGAAGAAGCGGAGCAAGTACAAGCCTCTGTACGACAATTTTGCGGAGTTCATGACGAAGCTGATTGAGCTGGCGAGCGATAAGGACATGATATACATAGAGAAGACGGACGAGGGTGACGGCGAGCCCCAGACGGTTATTGAGACCGGGCCGCTAATGCTGGACCTGTTTACATGGCTGTCCTCATTTTCGGTCTGTAAAATTAGATGTCTGAGGTATGTGGCCACATTGGCGATGTACTTGTTCCAGGACCAGTTGACGCACCTTGTCGTCGAGATGGACACACAATCCCTGCTGAAGCTGCGCAAGCAACTTGCGATGGAGCAAAAGAAGAAAAGACCGAGCGTTAAAGCTGTGCATAAATTGGAGTCTACGATTGCAGACATACAGGGGACAAGGACAGTGCTCGAGAGCAATATCGAAAACATAATAAAATTGTGCTTCGTCCATCGGTTCAAAGATGTTGACGAAACAATTAGGTCAGAGTCGGTACTGCATTTGGCGAAATGGCTCGAGAATTATCCCGAGCACTTTTTCAAAGCGACCTATTTAAAGTATTTTGGCTGGCTGCTCTCCGACACGTCTTCAGTCGTGAGGCTCCAGGTACTAAAGACATTATCGGATCTGGTGAAGTTCATCAATAAGCAGTTCCGCAATATGACGGATGATTCGTCTTTGAGACAATTTTTTGAGCGTTTCAAGCATCGCGTCTTAGAACTTGCGCTCAAAGACATAGATCTGCAAGTGCGTCTTGCTGCTGTCCAGGTGTTGGTTGAAATCAACAAGTTTCGATACCTCGAGGATTCTGAGATCCTAAGCATAACCAGTTTGATATTTTCCGAGCATGAAGTAAAAGTGTCTTCCAGCGCCAAGAACGCCAAGTTCTTGAGTGCTGTCTCCAAGTTCTTTTCACATGTTGAGAGAGCACAAGTGCCCGAGTTCATGGAAGGTAAAGACCCAAAGAAAAAGATTGGTGATGTAAAACTTGGGACAGTCGCTGAAGTGGGCATCCTCATGCGATTTCTGATAAAGTCGTTGTCGCTTTACCTAAATGAGCAAGATCCCCTTGAACAAACGACTGAGAGGAAGGTGCATCTTCTGTTCCAGGCAGCTGAATTTCTGCAACCGTACTTTGGTCACCTAATCAAACCTATCTGCCAACTGTTGACGTTCCAGGGAGAATTTGGTGATATTTCTGAACTCCAGTCAACCGAGGAAGATTCTGACGCAGAAGAACAGGGCGAATATTCGATGGAACTAAATAAACTACTTTTGCCAGAAAACGAAAACACGGTGATTCAATATATTACTGTACTCAGTGGACTGTGCCACGGCGCAGTCGCCATAAAACAGCATAATAGTAAAGCGGAGACTGCGGAAACGGCGATGGGATACCTTCTTGAATTATTTGGTCATCTGAACCTCGACTCGCCGGTTATTTTCGATCAACTTCTCAAGATATTCCAGCTATTCAGGTACGAAGATTGGATTACTTACGGTCGAGAAGGCGCCTTCCAACAGCTATTTGAGATTGTTGTCAAGAAGTTCAAAGATATGGCTATATATACGGATCCAGATGACATTAGACGCCAGGCTTTCACAGACATACTGCAATACACGCAGACGCTTTCTTCCAAAAAGATCGAGGAGCTCTGGAAAAACCAGCTAGCTGAGATAAAGATCGCTCTAAACAAGTACCTCCACGAGATGGATCTCAGTGATCCCAACAAGGCAGATCAACAACTCCAAACTCTTCAGTTGATGTACCTCAACAAACTGGTACTATTCGGAAAGTATTACCGCGTGGATTTCGATACTGAGCTTCTTGAGATGCTTTTTACCAAGTACATGAACCCGCTCGCGCTGCTATCATCAGAACTGAGCGATACCACGCTGGGCATTGTTGACTTCAAGATACTGACACAAGTTACCACATGGAATCTGCAAACCTGGTACCAAATCTTTGAAGATACCAATACACCGACACCCATTTCAAAACCTATGCTTGAGCTTAACAAATTCATTATCGACCAGCTATCCATTACCCTAATCACGTTACAGCGAGAGCACTCTGGCGAACTTTCACGTAAGCTAGCTATAGAACACCCGGTGTGCGTGACTCTGTTAGATACGGTGACTGCCATAAAACTATTTGCACTGAATCTGCCGGATAAAGAAGCTGAGTGGAGACATGCGCTCACGCGGGACTATCCTATTTACATTGACTGTCCTGAAGCAATCATGGAGGTATTGCTCTATCTAGAGGCACTGTACGCGAACTCAATCGGTGTTAACCTCGAAAGAGGTGACGAGGAAGCCGTAGACTTTAATGATCTGGCCCCCCGCGAGGACAAAGCTGACCCCATTAAGCTCGAAAAGGAACTCTGCGTCTTTGCGCTAAAGTTGAGAAGCCTCTTCAAGTTGGGGCTTCTCAATCATCCACATATCGAGGAGCGTCTTGGCCTCAATAGGGAGGCCCTGGGCTCGCTTTTCCAAAGCATCGTTGATGATTCTATTTTCAGCGAACCTGAGGAGCAGAGAGTTCGGAAGAGCAGTCCGCCAGCGTCCAGTTCTACCGCTCCGCGCACCGATCGCCCGCATACACAAGAAGAGCTGGAGCCAATCGAGGAGTTTTCTTTGGAAGAAACCACAAGAAGGCCGCTACCGCTCCAGGAAGACCCGATTGAAGAGGAAGATGAAGATCTGGGAGAAGATGATAATCAATAG
- the ATG45 gene encoding Atg45p (Syntenic homolog of Saccharomyces cerevisiae YIL024C): MAGLELVIAASQVDFERGDHVTVTGAFDGWQHEKHILQYDEGARAFRVELPYSGEEELVFKFVLNGSQWLTVGCFEAITDPEGHVNNRILCRDWLRPEEPLRESVATMDDVTIGTPEAEVQSLQLDASTELASSGSSEFHSGVSCVHSSDSDSDTEAAMRSMLTSASSAGGGTYSGLLAGEDSAQLPAADSGGRPPLSFPGDYIHVASRGECSSSEEVELSSSVTGDDDMRYSHGSADPRPRLQGLLSVIRVFKTYWKG, from the coding sequence ATGGCAGGGTTAGAGTTAGTTATCGCGGCTTCGCAGGTGGACTTTGAACGGGGGGACCACGTTACTGTGACCGGGGCGTTCGATGGGTGGCAACACGAAAAGCACATATTGCAGTACGACGAAGGCGCGCGGGCGTTCCGGGTGGAGTTGCCGTACAGCGGGGAGGAGGAGTTGGTGTTCAAATTCGTGCTCAACGGGAGCCAGTGGCTCACGGTCGGGTGCTTCGAGGCGATCACAGACCCCGAGGGGCACGTCAACAACCGGATTTTGTGCCGGGACTGGCTTCGGCCCGAGGAGCCGCTGCGCGAGTCCGTGGCGACGATGGACGACGTGACGATCGGGACGCCGGAGGCGGAGGTGCAGTcgctgcagctggacgCGAGCACAGAGCTGGCCAGCAGTGGCAGCAGCGAGTTCCACAGCGGCGTGAGCTGCGTGCACAGCAGCGACAGCGACTCGGACACGGAGGCGGCGATGCGCAGCATGCTCACgagcgccagctccgccggcggcggcacATACAGCGGCCTGCTGGCGGGCGAGGACAGCGCGCAGCTGCCCGCAGCCGACTCGGGCGGCAGGCCGCCCCTGTCGTTCCCGGGCGACTACATCCACGTCGCCTCGCGCGGCGagtgcagcagctccgaGGAGGTCGAGCTCTCCTCCTCCGTCAccggcgacgacgacatGCGCTATTCACATGGGTCCGCAGACCCCCGACCCCGCCTGCAGGGCTTGCTGTCCGTCATCCGCGTCTTCAAGACGTACTGGAAAGGCTAG